A window from Corvus cornix cornix isolate S_Up_H32 chromosome 8, ASM73873v5, whole genome shotgun sequence encodes these proteins:
- the ITPA gene encoding inosine triphosphate pyrophosphatase isoform X1 yields the protein MAAPARRTVVFVTGNAKKLEEVTQILGDSSPYTLVAKKIDLPEYQGDPDEISVQKCREAARQVQGPVIVEDTCLCFNALGGLPGPYIKWFLEKLKPEGLYKLLAGFEDKSAYALCTFAFSSGNPEEPVRLFKGQTHGLIVEPRGPRDFGWDPCFQPDGYNQTYAELPKAVKNSISHRYRALSELSTFFLQSDSTEPHPGPS from the exons ATGGCGGCGCCGGCCCGGCGGACCGTCGTGTTCGTGACAGGCAATGCCAAGAAGCTGGAGGAG GTCACGCAGATCCTCGGGGACTCCTCTCCCTACACGCTGGTGGCGAAGAAAATTGACC TGCCCGAGTACCAGGGGGATCCAGATGAGATCTCCGTGCAGAAGTGCCGTGAAGCCGCCCGGCAG GTTCAGGGACCTGTTATAGTAGAGGACACCTGCTTGTGCTTCAATGCCCTGGGGGGCCTGCCAGGACCCTACAT aaaatggtTCCTGGAGAAACTCAAGCCAGAAG GCCTGTACAAGCTGCTGGCTGGCTTTGAAGACAAGTCTGCCTATGCACTCTGCACCTTCGCCTTCAGTAGCGGGAACCCGGAGGAGCCAGTGAGGCTCTTCAAAGGCCAGACCCAT GGGCTGATAGTGGAGCCCAGAGGCCCTCGGGATTTTGGCTGGGATCCCTGCTTTCAGCCGGATGGCTACAACCAGAC CTACGCTGAACTGCCTAAGGCAGTGAAGAACTCCATCTCACACCGGTACAGGGCGCTGAGCGAGCTCTCCACCTTCTTTCTTCAGAGCGACTCGACAGAGCCCCACCCCGGCCCCAGCTAG
- the EEF1AKNMT gene encoding eEF1A lysine and N-terminal methyltransferase isoform X3 encodes MELLPRSPGEFGSARYWDRFFRQRGQRPFEWYGAFPELCPVLHKYVRPRDKVLVVGCGNSELSEQMYDVGMCDDIINIDISDAVIRQMQERSGSTRPKMSYLLMDMLQMDFPDAHFQVVLDKGTLDALLTDEEEAAIAKVDQMFAEISRVLQVGGRYLCVSLAQAHVLKKAVEYFSQEGWVVRVHQVASSGDKQQFVLPVFVYVMTKFRKIPGSAPQILEICPEEQDKPMRMESVEQLVAAVKDRQNYALLCSQISKTPCREQVSLDLCDKESGKPRYTLHVVDSPLVKPSRDNHFAIFIIPQGRETEWLFGTEEGRRQLAASAGFRRLLTVALHREQHYEGMASIQAELSGKVMELAPPGLPARQQVPFLSVGGDIGVRTVQHCDTSPLSGEYVVEDVKGDGSCYFRRLVFLRNRNVVQSEAQLLAPTPLQGQKKRRKDKKKPSPTEPPGAIDKSYLCCEHHKAMVAGLCLLGGPDALPGELAVLVVGLGGGSLPLFVHDYFSQAHVAVVEIDPSMLEVATHWFDFSQGDRMQVHISDGLDYVANLAAEASPGLCSSQPVLANLCRGL; translated from the exons atggagctgctgccccgcagccccggcgaGTTCGGCTCCGCCCGCTACTGGGATCGCTTCTTCCGCCAGCGCGGGCAGCGCCCCTTCGAGTGGTACGGGGCCTTCCCGGAGCTCTGCCCCGTCCTGCACAAGTATGTGCGACCGCGCGACAAG GTCCTCGTGGTGGGCTGTGGGAACTCGGAGCTGAGTGAGCAGATGTACGATGTGGGAATGTGCGACGACATCATCAACATCGACATCAGCGATGCCGTGATCCGCCAGATGCAGGAGCGCAGTGGGAGCACAAGGCCAAAGATGAGCTACCTGCTGATGGACATGCTCCAGATGGACTTCCCTGATGCCCATTTCCAAGTGGTCCTGGACAAAGGCACACTGGATGCCCTCCTCACTGATGAAGAGGAGGCTGCTATAGCCAAGGTGGACCAGATGTTTGCTGAGATCAGCCGGGTCCTGCAGGTAGGAGGGCGCTACCTCTGCGTCTCCTTGGCTCAAGCCCACGTGCTGAAGAAAGCTGTGGAATACTTCTCCCAGGAAGGCTGGGTCGTGCGTGTCCATCAGGTGGCCAGCAGTGGAGACAAGCAGCAGTTTGTCCTACCGGTCTTTGTGTATGTCATGACAAAGTTCAGGAAGATCCCTGGCTCGGCACCACAGATCCTGGAGATCTGTCCTGAGGAGCAGGACAAGCCGATGCGGATGGAGAGTGTGGagcagctggtggcagcagtgAAGGACAGGCAGAATtatgccctgctctgcagccagatAAGCAAAACCCCCTGCAGGGAACAGGTTTCCTTGGATCTGTGTGACAAAGAGAGCGGGAAGCCTCGCTACACGCTGCATGTGGTCGACAGCCCCTTGGTGAAACCTTCCCGAGACAATCACTTTGCCATCTTCATCA TCCCACAGGGCAGAGAAACCGAGTGGCTCTTTGGGACGGAGGAAGGGCGGAGGCAGCTGGCGGCCAGCGCGGGCTTCAGGCGCCTGCTCACAgtggccctgcacagggagcagcactACGAGGGCATGGCCAGCATCCAGGCGGAGCTGTCGGGGAAGGTGATGGAGCTGGCCCCGCCAGGCCTCCCTGCCCGGCAGCAG gtgCCCTTCCTGTCTGTGGGAGGGGACATTGGGGTGCGGACGGTGCAGCACTGTGACACCAGCCCCCTGAGCGGGGAGTACGTCGTGGAGGACGTGAAGGGAGATGGCAGCTGTTACTTCCGCCGCCTTGTCTTCCTCCGCAACAGGAACGTGGTGCAGTCAGAggctcagctcctggctcccaCACCTCTCCAAG GCCAGAAGAAGCGGAGGAAGGACAAGAAGAAACCCAGCCCCACTGAGCCACCTGGAGCCATCGACAAGAGCTATCTGTGCTGTGAGCACCACAAGGCCATGGTTGCggggctctgcctgctggggGGCCCCGACGCCCTCCCAG gagagctggcagtgctggtggtggggCTCGGCGGGGGCAGCCTGCCCCTCTTTGTCCATGATTACTTCTCTCAGGCCCACGTGGCCGTGGTGGAGATCGACCCCTCCATGCTGGAAGTGGCCACGCACTGGTTCGACTTCTCCCAGGGTGACCGGATGCAAGTGCACATCTCTGATGGTCTGGACTATGTGGCCAACCTGGCAGCTGAAG CCTCACCAGGTCTCTGCAGCTCACAGCCTGTCCTTGCCAACCTGTGTAGAGGACTTTAG
- the ITPA gene encoding inosine triphosphate pyrophosphatase isoform X2, with protein sequence MPRSWRRSRRSSGTPLPTRWWRRKLTCPSTRGIQMRSPCRSAVKPPGRKWFLEKLKPEGLYKLLAGFEDKSAYALCTFAFSSGNPEEPVRLFKGQTHGLIVEPRGPRDFGWDPCFQPDGYNQTYAELPKAVKNSISHRYRALSELSTFFLQSDSTEPHPGPS encoded by the exons ATGCCAAGAAGCTGGAGGAG GTCACGCAGATCCTCGGGGACTCCTCTCCCTACACGCTGGTGGCGAAGAAAATTGACC TGCCCGAGTACCAGGGGGATCCAGATGAGATCTCCGTGCAGAAGTGCCGTGAAGCCGCCCGGCAG aaaatggtTCCTGGAGAAACTCAAGCCAGAAG GCCTGTACAAGCTGCTGGCTGGCTTTGAAGACAAGTCTGCCTATGCACTCTGCACCTTCGCCTTCAGTAGCGGGAACCCGGAGGAGCCAGTGAGGCTCTTCAAAGGCCAGACCCAT GGGCTGATAGTGGAGCCCAGAGGCCCTCGGGATTTTGGCTGGGATCCCTGCTTTCAGCCGGATGGCTACAACCAGAC CTACGCTGAACTGCCTAAGGCAGTGAAGAACTCCATCTCACACCGGTACAGGGCGCTGAGCGAGCTCTCCACCTTCTTTCTTCAGAGCGACTCGACAGAGCCCCACCCCGGCCCCAGCTAG
- the MYOC gene encoding myocilin: MLGVWLLLWGSVALGGRADTAFLHRAHDSSGHCTYSFTVASPVEAACPEAAGGVPELRAELAALAARLSRLESRERGMGGSGPRGAEPGGARDPQQVALTARLEAAYGELLRAKSRLEEEKGRLEREKEELGRRLESSAQEITRLRAARCPPGREGPGRDTLRAPAKAPRWEPQPLAYQELQSERTEVPVSRLLEETALGRPGKEDSGCGQLVWVGEPVVFGRADSIAGKYGVWMKDPEPVPPFTRDNTWRVDTVGTEVRQLFQYEEAEQLARGYPAKVHILPRPLESTGAVIYRGGLFFQLRHSRSVARYDLRGETITAEREIPGAGYHGQYPYSWGGYTDIDLAVDETGLWVIYSTEKARGAIVLSKLDPETLEIRRTWDTNIRKRGVANSFLICGTLYTVSSYSAPNATINFAYDTATGTSRALSIPFENRFRYLSMLDYNPAERQLFAWDSFNMVTYPVRLSRA; encoded by the exons ATGCTGGGggtctggctgctgctctgggggtcCGTGGCCCTGGGCGGCCGGGCGGACACCGCCTTCCTCCACCGCGCCCATGACAGCTCCGGGCACTGCACCTACTCCTTCACGGTCGCCAGTCCCGTCGAGGCCGCCTGCCCCGAGGCTGCCGGCGGCGTGCCCGAGCTGCGCGCCGAGCTGGCCGCCCTCGCCGCCCGTCTGAGTCGGCTGGAAAGCCGGGAGCGAGGAATGGGGGGCTCGGGGCCTCGGGGAGCCGAGCCGGGGGGGGCACGGGACCCCCAGCAAGTCGCCTTGACCGCCCGCCTGGAGGCTGCGTACGGCGAGCTGCTGCGGGCCAAGTCCcggctggaggaggagaaggggcgGCTGGAGCGGGAGaaagaggagctgggcaggCGGCTGGAGAGCAGCGCCCAGGAGATCACCCGGCTGCGGGCCGCCCGCTGCCCCCCCGGCAGAGAGGGGCCCGGCCGGGACACGCTGCGCGCCCCCGCCAAGG CGCCGCGCTGGGAGCCGCAGCCCCTCGCCTACCAGGAGCTGCAGTCGGAGAGGACGGAGGTTCCCGTGTCCCGGCTGCTGGAGGAGACGGCGCTCGGCCGCCCGGGGAAGGAGGACTCAG GCTGCGGCCAGCTGGTGTGGGTGGGAGAGCCCGTGGTCTTTGGCCGGGCCGACTCCATCGCGGGCAAGTACGGCGTGTGGATGAAGGACCCCGAGCCCGTGCCCCCCTTCACGCGGGACAACACCTGGCGTGTGGACACCGTGGGCACCGAGGTGCGCCAGCTCTTCCAGTACGAGGAGGCCGAGCAGCTGGCCCGGGGCTACCCCGCCAAGGTGCACATCCTGCCGCGGCCCCTGGAAAGCACGGGGGCCGTCATCTACCGCGGCGGGCTCTTCTTCCAGCTCCGCCATTCCCGCTCCGTGGCCCGCTACGATCTGCGGGGAGAGACCATCACGGCCGAAAGGGAGATCCCCGGCGCCGGCTACCACGGGCAGTACCCCTACTCCTGGGGGGGCTACACCGACATCGACCTGGCGGTGGATGAGACGGGACTCTGGGTCATCTACAGCACCGAGAAGGCGCGGGGAGCCATCGTCCTCTCCAAGCTGGATCCCGAGACGCTGGAGATTCGTCGGACCTGGGACACCAACATTCGCAAGCGGGGGGTGGCCAACTCCTTCCTCATCTGCGGCACCCTCTACACCGTCAGCAGCTACTCGGCGCCCAACGCCACCATCAACTTTGCCTACGACACTGCCACCGGCACCAGCCGGGCCCTCAGCATCCCCTTCGAGAACCGCTTCCGCTACCTCAGCATGCTGGACTACAACCCTGCCGAGCGGCAGCTCTTTGCCTGGGACAGCTTCAACATGGTCACCTACCCCGTCCGCCTCTCCCGGGCTTGA
- the VAMP4 gene encoding vesicle-associated membrane protein 4, with translation MPPKFKRHLNDDEVTGSVKSERRNLLEEDSDEEEDFFLRGPSGPRFGPRNDKIRDVQNQVDEVIDVMQENITKVIERGERLDDLQDKSDSLSDNAAAFSKRAKHLRRQMWWRDCKMKAIIAMVVVILLLVIIVPIVLKYHS, from the exons ATGCCTCCCAAATTCAAGCGACACCTGAACGACGACGAGGTGACGGGCTCGGTGAAGAGCGAGCGG aggaACCTGTTGGAGGAAGACTCGGATGAAGAGGAAGACTTTTTCTT GAGGGGGCCTTCTGGACCCAGATTTGGACCCAGGAATGACAAGATCAGGGA TGTCCAGAACCAGGTGGATGAAGTCATCGATGTTATGCAGGAGAACATCACCAAGGTGATCGAAAGAGGCGAGCGGCTGGATGATCTGCAGGATAAATCAG ACAGTTTATCAGACAATGCAGCAGCTTTTAGCAAAAGAGCCAAGCATCTCCGAAGACAGATGTGGTGGCGAGACTGTAAG ATGAAGGCGATCATAGCGATGGTGGTGGTCATTCTCCTGCTTGTGATCATCG tCCCCATAGTCCTGAAATACCATTCCTGA
- the EEF1AKNMT gene encoding eEF1A lysine and N-terminal methyltransferase isoform X2 — translation MYDVGMCDDIINIDISDAVIRQMQERSGSTRPKMSYLLMDMLQMDFPDAHFQVVLDKGTLDALLTDEEEAAIAKVDQMFAEISRVLQVGGRYLCVSLAQAHVLKKAVEYFSQEGWVVRVHQVASSGDKQQFVLPVFVYVMTKFRKIPGSAPQILEICPEEQDKPMRMESVEQLVAAVKDRQNYALLCSQISKTPCREQVSLDLCDKESGKPRYTLHVVDSPLVKPSRDNHFAIFIIPQGRETEWLFGTEEGRRQLAASAGFRRLLTVALHREQHYEGMASIQAELSGKVMELAPPGLPARQQVPFLSVGGDIGVRTVQHCDTSPLSGEYVVEDVKGDGSCYFRRLVFLRNRNVVQSEAQLLAPTPLQGQKKRRKDKKKPSPTEPPGAIDKSYLCCEHHKAMVAGLCLLGGPDALPGELAVLVVGLGGGSLPLFVHDYFSQAHVAVVEIDPSMLEVATHWFDFSQGDRMQVHISDGLDYVANLAAEASAQYHAIMFDVDSKDLTVGMSCPPPAFVEKPFLQKVRNILKPEGVFMLNLVCRDAQLKESVLATLRDVFPLLYMRRIEGEVNEILFCQPSPEGRRDPTELGARARALEGALRQPGRPWDSSYVLADMLQAIHIL, via the exons ATGTACGATGTGGGAATGTGCGACGACATCATCAACATCGACATCAGCGATGCCGTGATCCGCCAGATGCAGGAGCGCAGTGGGAGCACAAGGCCAAAGATGAGCTACCTGCTGATGGACATGCTCCAGATGGACTTCCCTGATGCCCATTTCCAAGTGGTCCTGGACAAAGGCACACTGGATGCCCTCCTCACTGATGAAGAGGAGGCTGCTATAGCCAAGGTGGACCAGATGTTTGCTGAGATCAGCCGGGTCCTGCAGGTAGGAGGGCGCTACCTCTGCGTCTCCTTGGCTCAAGCCCACGTGCTGAAGAAAGCTGTGGAATACTTCTCCCAGGAAGGCTGGGTCGTGCGTGTCCATCAGGTGGCCAGCAGTGGAGACAAGCAGCAGTTTGTCCTACCGGTCTTTGTGTATGTCATGACAAAGTTCAGGAAGATCCCTGGCTCGGCACCACAGATCCTGGAGATCTGTCCTGAGGAGCAGGACAAGCCGATGCGGATGGAGAGTGTGGagcagctggtggcagcagtgAAGGACAGGCAGAATtatgccctgctctgcagccagatAAGCAAAACCCCCTGCAGGGAACAGGTTTCCTTGGATCTGTGTGACAAAGAGAGCGGGAAGCCTCGCTACACGCTGCATGTGGTCGACAGCCCCTTGGTGAAACCTTCCCGAGACAATCACTTTGCCATCTTCATCA TCCCACAGGGCAGAGAAACCGAGTGGCTCTTTGGGACGGAGGAAGGGCGGAGGCAGCTGGCGGCCAGCGCGGGCTTCAGGCGCCTGCTCACAgtggccctgcacagggagcagcactACGAGGGCATGGCCAGCATCCAGGCGGAGCTGTCGGGGAAGGTGATGGAGCTGGCCCCGCCAGGCCTCCCTGCCCGGCAGCAG gtgCCCTTCCTGTCTGTGGGAGGGGACATTGGGGTGCGGACGGTGCAGCACTGTGACACCAGCCCCCTGAGCGGGGAGTACGTCGTGGAGGACGTGAAGGGAGATGGCAGCTGTTACTTCCGCCGCCTTGTCTTCCTCCGCAACAGGAACGTGGTGCAGTCAGAggctcagctcctggctcccaCACCTCTCCAAG GCCAGAAGAAGCGGAGGAAGGACAAGAAGAAACCCAGCCCCACTGAGCCACCTGGAGCCATCGACAAGAGCTATCTGTGCTGTGAGCACCACAAGGCCATGGTTGCggggctctgcctgctggggGGCCCCGACGCCCTCCCAG gagagctggcagtgctggtggtggggCTCGGCGGGGGCAGCCTGCCCCTCTTTGTCCATGATTACTTCTCTCAGGCCCACGTGGCCGTGGTGGAGATCGACCCCTCCATGCTGGAAGTGGCCACGCACTGGTTCGACTTCTCCCAGGGTGACCGGATGCAAGTGCACATCTCTGATGGTCTGGACTATGTGGCCAACCTGGCAGCTGAAG catcaGCCCAGTACCATGCCATCATGTTTGATGTGGACAGCAAAGACCTCACAGTGGGGATGAGCTGCCCGCCCCCAGCCTTTGTGGAAAAGCCCTTCCTGCAGAAAGTTAGAAACATCCTCAAGCCAGAAG gagtCTTCATGCTCAACTTGGTGTGCCGCGATGCCCAGCTGAAGGAGTCTGTCCTGGCCACCCTCAGGGACGTCTTCCCTCTTCTCTACATGCGCCGCATCGAAGGGGAGGTCAATGAGATCCTgttctgccagcccagccctgagggCCGACGCGaccccacagagctgggggCACGTGCCCGGGCACTGGAGGGGGCCCTACGGCAGCCTGGGCGGCCCTGGGACAGCTCGTACGTGCTGGCAGACATGCTGCAGGCCATCCACATCCTCTGA
- the EEF1AKNMT gene encoding eEF1A lysine and N-terminal methyltransferase isoform X1 has translation MELLPRSPGEFGSARYWDRFFRQRGQRPFEWYGAFPELCPVLHKYVRPRDKVLVVGCGNSELSEQMYDVGMCDDIINIDISDAVIRQMQERSGSTRPKMSYLLMDMLQMDFPDAHFQVVLDKGTLDALLTDEEEAAIAKVDQMFAEISRVLQVGGRYLCVSLAQAHVLKKAVEYFSQEGWVVRVHQVASSGDKQQFVLPVFVYVMTKFRKIPGSAPQILEICPEEQDKPMRMESVEQLVAAVKDRQNYALLCSQISKTPCREQVSLDLCDKESGKPRYTLHVVDSPLVKPSRDNHFAIFIIPQGRETEWLFGTEEGRRQLAASAGFRRLLTVALHREQHYEGMASIQAELSGKVMELAPPGLPARQQVPFLSVGGDIGVRTVQHCDTSPLSGEYVVEDVKGDGSCYFRRLVFLRNRNVVQSEAQLLAPTPLQGQKKRRKDKKKPSPTEPPGAIDKSYLCCEHHKAMVAGLCLLGGPDALPGELAVLVVGLGGGSLPLFVHDYFSQAHVAVVEIDPSMLEVATHWFDFSQGDRMQVHISDGLDYVANLAAEASAQYHAIMFDVDSKDLTVGMSCPPPAFVEKPFLQKVRNILKPEGVFMLNLVCRDAQLKESVLATLRDVFPLLYMRRIEGEVNEILFCQPSPEGRRDPTELGARARALEGALRQPGRPWDSSYVLADMLQAIHIL, from the exons atggagctgctgccccgcagccccggcgaGTTCGGCTCCGCCCGCTACTGGGATCGCTTCTTCCGCCAGCGCGGGCAGCGCCCCTTCGAGTGGTACGGGGCCTTCCCGGAGCTCTGCCCCGTCCTGCACAAGTATGTGCGACCGCGCGACAAG GTCCTCGTGGTGGGCTGTGGGAACTCGGAGCTGAGTGAGCAGATGTACGATGTGGGAATGTGCGACGACATCATCAACATCGACATCAGCGATGCCGTGATCCGCCAGATGCAGGAGCGCAGTGGGAGCACAAGGCCAAAGATGAGCTACCTGCTGATGGACATGCTCCAGATGGACTTCCCTGATGCCCATTTCCAAGTGGTCCTGGACAAAGGCACACTGGATGCCCTCCTCACTGATGAAGAGGAGGCTGCTATAGCCAAGGTGGACCAGATGTTTGCTGAGATCAGCCGGGTCCTGCAGGTAGGAGGGCGCTACCTCTGCGTCTCCTTGGCTCAAGCCCACGTGCTGAAGAAAGCTGTGGAATACTTCTCCCAGGAAGGCTGGGTCGTGCGTGTCCATCAGGTGGCCAGCAGTGGAGACAAGCAGCAGTTTGTCCTACCGGTCTTTGTGTATGTCATGACAAAGTTCAGGAAGATCCCTGGCTCGGCACCACAGATCCTGGAGATCTGTCCTGAGGAGCAGGACAAGCCGATGCGGATGGAGAGTGTGGagcagctggtggcagcagtgAAGGACAGGCAGAATtatgccctgctctgcagccagatAAGCAAAACCCCCTGCAGGGAACAGGTTTCCTTGGATCTGTGTGACAAAGAGAGCGGGAAGCCTCGCTACACGCTGCATGTGGTCGACAGCCCCTTGGTGAAACCTTCCCGAGACAATCACTTTGCCATCTTCATCA TCCCACAGGGCAGAGAAACCGAGTGGCTCTTTGGGACGGAGGAAGGGCGGAGGCAGCTGGCGGCCAGCGCGGGCTTCAGGCGCCTGCTCACAgtggccctgcacagggagcagcactACGAGGGCATGGCCAGCATCCAGGCGGAGCTGTCGGGGAAGGTGATGGAGCTGGCCCCGCCAGGCCTCCCTGCCCGGCAGCAG gtgCCCTTCCTGTCTGTGGGAGGGGACATTGGGGTGCGGACGGTGCAGCACTGTGACACCAGCCCCCTGAGCGGGGAGTACGTCGTGGAGGACGTGAAGGGAGATGGCAGCTGTTACTTCCGCCGCCTTGTCTTCCTCCGCAACAGGAACGTGGTGCAGTCAGAggctcagctcctggctcccaCACCTCTCCAAG GCCAGAAGAAGCGGAGGAAGGACAAGAAGAAACCCAGCCCCACTGAGCCACCTGGAGCCATCGACAAGAGCTATCTGTGCTGTGAGCACCACAAGGCCATGGTTGCggggctctgcctgctggggGGCCCCGACGCCCTCCCAG gagagctggcagtgctggtggtggggCTCGGCGGGGGCAGCCTGCCCCTCTTTGTCCATGATTACTTCTCTCAGGCCCACGTGGCCGTGGTGGAGATCGACCCCTCCATGCTGGAAGTGGCCACGCACTGGTTCGACTTCTCCCAGGGTGACCGGATGCAAGTGCACATCTCTGATGGTCTGGACTATGTGGCCAACCTGGCAGCTGAAG catcaGCCCAGTACCATGCCATCATGTTTGATGTGGACAGCAAAGACCTCACAGTGGGGATGAGCTGCCCGCCCCCAGCCTTTGTGGAAAAGCCCTTCCTGCAGAAAGTTAGAAACATCCTCAAGCCAGAAG gagtCTTCATGCTCAACTTGGTGTGCCGCGATGCCCAGCTGAAGGAGTCTGTCCTGGCCACCCTCAGGGACGTCTTCCCTCTTCTCTACATGCGCCGCATCGAAGGGGAGGTCAATGAGATCCTgttctgccagcccagccctgagggCCGACGCGaccccacagagctgggggCACGTGCCCGGGCACTGGAGGGGGCCCTACGGCAGCCTGGGCGGCCCTGGGACAGCTCGTACGTGCTGGCAGACATGCTGCAGGCCATCCACATCCTCTGA